Proteins encoded in a region of the Pseudomonas denitrificans (nom. rej.) genome:
- a CDS encoding carboxymuconolactone decarboxylase family protein, whose protein sequence is MSFQLIEYAEASPEVRAVYDDIMATRKIDWVNNFWKALANHPQTLKRTWESLKEVMGPGQLDPLVKELIYVAVSVTNNCNYCIGSHGAAARKAGMDDAMLGELMAVVAMANETNRLAIGYQVPLDDVFKGAVMESSGS, encoded by the coding sequence ATGTCCTTCCAGCTCATCGAGTACGCCGAAGCCAGTCCTGAAGTCCGTGCCGTCTACGACGACATCATGGCGACCCGCAAGATCGACTGGGTGAATAACTTCTGGAAGGCCCTCGCCAACCATCCGCAGACTCTCAAGCGCACCTGGGAAAGTCTCAAGGAAGTCATGGGGCCGGGGCAGCTCGATCCGCTGGTTAAGGAGCTGATCTACGTCGCCGTCAGCGTCACCAACAACTGCAATTACTGCATCGGCTCCCACGGCGCCGCGGCGCGCAAGGCCGGGATGGACGACGCCATGCTCGGCGAGCTGATGGCGGTGGTGGCCATGGCCAACGAGACCAACCGCCTTGCCATCGGCTACCAGGTGCCGCTGGACGATGTGTTCAAGGGCGCGGTGATGGAGAGCAGCGGTAGCTGA
- a CDS encoding cyclase family protein — MQRLPALLFAAALLPAASQAAQPGLWDTYASLKQHTFVDLTHSFDSNTPHWKGFEPMGRKTLYTVDKDGFQVELYSHVGQWGTHVDPPVHFHKGLRSVDQLDVKEQFLPLVVFDIHEQVAKNPDYVLTLADVKAWEARHGAVPEGSFAALRTDWSQRWPDQAKMQNQDANGVAHYPGWSKEALVYLYETRKITASGHETTDTDPGIATSKDDYSLESYILGTNHYQIELLANLDKVPEAGALAVVSFPKIAQGTGFPARVFAILP, encoded by the coding sequence ATGCAACGCCTCCCCGCCCTGCTCTTCGCCGCCGCCCTGCTGCCCGCCGCGAGCCAGGCTGCCCAGCCCGGCCTGTGGGACACCTACGCCAGCCTCAAGCAGCACACTTTCGTCGACCTGACCCACTCGTTCGACAGCAACACGCCGCACTGGAAAGGCTTCGAACCCATGGGCCGCAAGACGCTCTACACCGTGGACAAGGATGGCTTCCAGGTGGAGCTGTACAGCCACGTCGGCCAGTGGGGCACCCACGTCGACCCGCCGGTGCACTTCCACAAGGGCCTGCGCAGCGTCGACCAGCTCGATGTGAAGGAGCAGTTCCTGCCGCTGGTGGTGTTCGACATCCATGAACAGGTGGCGAAGAACCCCGACTACGTACTCACCCTCGCCGATGTGAAGGCCTGGGAGGCCAGGCATGGTGCGGTACCGGAAGGCTCCTTCGCGGCGCTGCGCACCGACTGGTCCCAGCGCTGGCCAGACCAGGCGAAGATGCAGAACCAGGACGCCAACGGCGTGGCGCACTATCCGGGCTGGAGCAAGGAGGCGCTGGTGTACCTCTACGAGACGCGCAAGATCACTGCATCGGGCCACGAGACCACCGACACCGATCCGGGCATCGCCACCAGTAAGGACGACTATTCGCTGGAGTCCTACATCCTGGGCACCAACCACTACCAGATCGAACTGCTCGCCAACCTCGACAAGGTGCCCGAAGCCGGCGCGCTGGCGGTGGTGAGTTTCCCGAAGATTGCCCAGGGTACGGGCTTCCCGGCGCGGGTGTTTGCGATTCTGCCGTGA
- a CDS encoding efflux RND transporter permease subunit has translation MNALNKHQQDKATFLERIIFTHRPFVIIACLLVTVFLAWSATQVRPSTSFEKMIPLQHPFIQNMLEHRNDLANLGNTVRISVEAVNGDIFTKEYMETLRQIHDEVFYIPGVDRSGMKSLWSPSVRWTEVTEEGFAGGEVIPQTYDGSAKALDLLRNNVLKSGQIGRLVANNFKSSIVDVPLLEVYPDPKDQGKLMKLDYRQFSHELEEKIRDKYQLQNPNVKIHITGFAKKVGDLIDGLLMVVGFFGICFVITLVLLLWFTKCVRSTIAVLSTTLVAVIWQLGLLHIIGFGLDPYSMLVPFLIFAIGISHGVQKINGIALQSSDAETPLLAARRTFRQLFLPGMIAILADAVGFITLLVIDIGVIRELAIGASIGVAVIVFTNLILLPVAISYIGISKKAVQRSKEDAVRDHPFWRALSNFASPSVAPISVVIALAMFAGGMWQGHHLKIGDLDQGAPELRPDSRYNLDNDFIIRNYSTSSDVLVVMVASEAEGCSTHKTLSAIDELAWRLENTQGVQSAISLVTVSKQMIKGMNEGNLKWESLSRNQDVLNNSISRAEGLFNSNCSLAPLLVFLNDHKAETLDRAVAVVQDFAKANEKDDLKFKLAAGNAGIEAATNDVIKHSELTILILVYICVALMCLITFRSFAATLCIVLPLILTSVLGNALMATLGIGVKVATLPVIALGVGIGVDYGIYIYTRLESFLRQGLSLQEAYYETLKSTGKAVLFTGLCLAIGVATWIFSAIKFQADMGLMLTFMLLWNMFGALWLLPALARFLINPEKVRQKKASILVH, from the coding sequence ATGAACGCTCTGAACAAGCATCAACAGGACAAGGCGACTTTCCTGGAACGCATCATCTTCACCCACCGGCCGTTCGTGATCATCGCGTGCCTGCTGGTGACCGTCTTCCTCGCCTGGTCGGCCACGCAGGTGCGTCCGTCCACCAGCTTCGAGAAGATGATCCCGCTGCAGCACCCGTTCATCCAGAACATGCTGGAGCACCGCAACGACCTGGCCAACCTCGGCAACACCGTGCGCATCTCGGTGGAAGCGGTGAATGGCGACATCTTCACCAAGGAATACATGGAGACGCTGCGGCAGATCCATGACGAGGTCTTCTACATCCCCGGCGTCGACCGCTCCGGCATGAAGTCGCTGTGGAGCCCGAGCGTGCGCTGGACCGAAGTGACCGAGGAAGGCTTCGCCGGTGGCGAGGTGATCCCGCAGACCTACGACGGTTCCGCCAAGGCCCTGGACCTGCTGCGCAACAACGTGCTCAAGTCCGGCCAGATCGGCCGCCTGGTGGCCAACAACTTCAAGTCGAGCATCGTCGACGTGCCGCTGCTGGAGGTCTACCCGGACCCGAAGGACCAGGGCAAGCTGATGAAGCTGGACTACCGCCAGTTCTCCCATGAACTGGAAGAGAAGATCCGCGACAAGTACCAGCTGCAGAACCCCAACGTGAAGATCCACATCACCGGCTTCGCCAAGAAGGTCGGTGACCTGATCGACGGCCTGCTGATGGTGGTCGGCTTCTTCGGCATCTGCTTCGTCATCACCCTGGTGCTGCTGCTGTGGTTTACCAAGTGCGTGCGCTCCACCATCGCCGTGCTGTCCACCACCCTGGTGGCGGTGATCTGGCAGCTGGGCCTGCTGCACATCATCGGCTTCGGGCTGGACCCGTACTCGATGCTGGTGCCGTTCCTGATCTTCGCCATCGGTATTTCCCATGGCGTGCAGAAGATCAACGGTATCGCCCTGCAGTCCAGTGACGCGGAAACCCCGCTGCTGGCCGCCCGCCGCACCTTCCGCCAGCTGTTCCTGCCGGGCATGATCGCGATCCTCGCGGACGCCGTGGGCTTCATCACCCTGCTGGTGATCGACATCGGCGTGATCCGCGAACTGGCCATCGGCGCGTCCATCGGCGTGGCGGTGATCGTGTTCACCAACCTGATCCTGCTGCCGGTCGCCATTTCCTACATCGGCATCAGCAAGAAGGCGGTACAGCGCAGCAAGGAAGACGCCGTGCGCGACCATCCCTTCTGGCGTGCGCTGTCCAACTTCGCCAGCCCGTCGGTGGCGCCGATTTCCGTGGTCATTGCCCTGGCGATGTTCGCCGGCGGCATGTGGCAGGGCCATCACCTGAAGATCGGCGACCTCGACCAGGGCGCGCCGGAACTGCGTCCGGATTCGCGCTACAACCTGGACAACGACTTCATCATCCGCAACTACTCGACCAGCTCCGACGTGCTGGTGGTGATGGTGGCGTCCGAGGCCGAAGGCTGCTCCACCCACAAGACCCTGTCCGCCATCGACGAGCTGGCCTGGCGCCTGGAGAACACCCAGGGCGTGCAGTCGGCCATCTCCCTGGTCACCGTCTCCAAGCAGATGATCAAGGGCATGAACGAAGGCAACCTGAAGTGGGAGTCGCTGTCGCGCAACCAGGACGTGCTGAACAACTCCATCAGCCGCGCCGAAGGCCTGTTCAACAGCAACTGCTCGCTGGCACCCCTGCTGGTGTTCCTCAACGACCACAAGGCCGAGACCCTCGACCGCGCCGTGGCCGTCGTTCAGGACTTCGCCAAGGCCAACGAGAAGGACGACCTGAAGTTCAAGCTCGCCGCCGGTAACGCCGGTATCGAGGCCGCCACCAACGACGTGATCAAGCACTCGGAACTGACCATCCTGATCCTGGTGTACATCTGCGTTGCGCTGATGTGCCTGATCACCTTCCGCTCCTTCGCCGCGACCCTGTGCATCGTGCTGCCGCTGATCCTCACCTCGGTGCTGGGCAACGCGCTGATGGCGACCCTGGGCATCGGCGTGAAGGTGGCGACCCTGCCGGTGATCGCGCTGGGCGTGGGTATCGGCGTGGATTACGGCATCTACATCTACACCCGCCTGGAGTCCTTCCTGCGCCAGGGCCTGTCCCTGCAGGAAGCCTACTACGAGACCCTGAAGTCCACGGGCAAAGCGGTCCTGTTCACCGGCCTGTGCCTGGCCATCGGCGTCGCCACCTGGATCTTCTCGGCGATCAAGTTCCAGGCCGACATGGGCCTGATGCTGACCTTCATGCTCCTCTGGAACATGTTCGGCGCCCTGTGGCTGCTGCCGGCGCTGGCGCGCTTCCTGATCAACCCAGAGAAGGTGCGTCAGAAGAAGGCTTCGATCCTGGTTCACTGA
- a CDS encoding WD40/YVTN/BNR-like repeat-containing protein: MREPLWRTSSEQPVSGVRSSFPMSRKTVSLLGAFSFLMMSLAPLHAVAATDAASDSNSIVSAKASSSLLLSIAHAGKRLIAVGDHGHILYSDDAGKSWTQATVPTRQLLTSVFFISDKKGWAVGHDAQVLATTDGGTTWVRQFEDLKREAPLLDIWFQDENHGMAVGAYGALLETTDGGQHWEDVSDRLDNEDQFHLNAITAVKDSGLFVVGEAGSMFRSKDWGETWEKLQGPYEGSLFGATGTTQAGTVLAYGLRGHLFRSTDFGSTWQQVSLPTANGGELEFGLSEGSLLDDGTIVVVGHGGSVLESKDDGVSFSVVNRPDRLSLAGVSAAGNGNLVLVGQGGIHLASATGAELTEQQ, from the coding sequence ATGCGTGAGCCCCTGTGGCGCACTTCGAGCGAGCAGCCCGTATCGGGAGTGCGAAGCTCCTTCCCGATGTCGCGCAAGACGGTTTCCCTGCTCGGCGCGTTTTCCTTCCTGATGATGTCCCTGGCTCCGCTGCATGCCGTTGCCGCAACGGACGCCGCCAGTGATTCCAACTCGATCGTTTCCGCCAAGGCCTCCAGCAGCCTGCTGCTGAGCATTGCCCATGCCGGCAAGCGGCTGATCGCGGTGGGTGATCACGGGCACATTCTCTATTCCGACGACGCAGGCAAGAGCTGGACCCAGGCCACCGTGCCGACCCGCCAGCTGCTGACCTCGGTATTCTTCATCAGCGACAAGAAGGGCTGGGCCGTCGGCCATGACGCCCAGGTCCTGGCCACCACCGATGGCGGCACCACCTGGGTGCGCCAGTTCGAGGACCTCAAGCGCGAAGCGCCGCTGCTGGACATCTGGTTCCAGGACGAGAACCACGGCATGGCCGTGGGCGCCTATGGCGCGCTGCTGGAAACCACCGACGGCGGCCAGCACTGGGAAGACGTCAGCGACCGCCTGGACAACGAAGACCAGTTCCACCTCAACGCCATCACGGCGGTGAAGGATTCCGGCCTGTTCGTGGTCGGCGAGGCGGGCAGCATGTTCCGCTCCAAGGACTGGGGCGAGACCTGGGAAAAACTCCAGGGCCCGTACGAAGGCTCGCTGTTCGGCGCCACCGGCACCACCCAGGCCGGCACCGTCCTGGCCTACGGTCTGCGCGGCCACCTGTTCCGCTCCACCGATTTCGGCAGCACCTGGCAGCAGGTCAGCCTGCCCACCGCCAACGGCGGCGAGCTGGAGTTCGGCCTCTCCGAAGGCAGCCTGCTGGATGACGGCACCATCGTCGTCGTCGGCCATGGCGGCAGCGTGCTGGAGAGCAAGGACGACGGCGTGAGCTTCAGTGTCGTCAACCGTCCGGATCGCCTGTCCCTCGCGGGCGTGAGCGCGGCCGGCAATGGCAACCTGGTCCTGGTCGGCCAGGGCGGTATCCACCTGGCTTCGGCGACCGGCGCCGAGCTGACAGAACAACAATAA
- a CDS encoding DUF1329 domain-containing protein yields MRNMRTLVGAAVALALSAGSALAAVSPQDAAKLQSTLTPMGAEKAGNAAGTIPAWTGGITQAPAGYKPGQHHIDPFAADKPLYTITKANLDQYKANLTPGTLALFATYPDTFQMPVYPSRRSGSAPQWVYDNTLKNATSAKLAEGGNGFVDAFGGIPFPIPQSGVEAVWNHIARYRGTFIVRRASEVAVQRNGDYSLVTSQQEALFKYYVQGKSFADLNNLLFYYLSFTKSPARLAGGAALVHETLDQVKEPRQAWGYNAGQRRVRRAPNLAYDTPIAAADGLRTADDTDMFNGSPDRYEWKLIGKKEMYIPYNNYKVSSPDVKYKDLLTPSHLNPKYTRYELHRVWVVEGTLKPGSRHIYSKRVLFLDEDSWGAAEVDQYDGRGELWRVSLAYLKNYYELPTTWTALDTFHDLQARRYHVQNLDNEEPSTIDFGQAVPDDSYFSPSALRRRGTR; encoded by the coding sequence ATGGGCGCGGAAAAGGCCGGCAACGCCGCCGGCACCATTCCGGCCTGGACCGGTGGCATTACCCAGGCGCCGGCCGGCTACAAGCCGGGCCAGCACCACATCGACCCGTTTGCCGCCGACAAGCCGCTGTACACCATCACCAAGGCGAACCTGGACCAGTACAAGGCCAACCTGACGCCGGGCACCCTGGCGCTGTTCGCCACCTACCCGGACACCTTCCAGATGCCGGTGTACCCGAGCCGCCGCAGTGGTTCGGCACCGCAGTGGGTGTATGACAACACCCTGAAGAACGCCACCAGCGCCAAGCTGGCCGAGGGCGGCAACGGCTTCGTCGATGCCTTCGGCGGCATTCCGTTCCCGATCCCGCAGAGCGGCGTGGAGGCGGTGTGGAACCACATCGCTCGTTACCGCGGTACCTTCATCGTGCGTCGTGCGTCCGAAGTGGCCGTGCAGCGTAATGGTGACTACTCGCTGGTGACCTCGCAGCAGGAAGCACTGTTCAAGTACTACGTCCAGGGCAAGAGCTTCGCTGACCTGAACAACCTGCTGTTCTACTACCTGTCGTTCACCAAGAGCCCGGCTCGCCTGGCCGGTGGTGCCGCGCTGGTTCACGAGACCCTGGATCAGGTGAAGGAGCCGCGTCAGGCCTGGGGCTACAACGCTGGCCAGCGCCGCGTGCGCCGTGCGCCGAACCTGGCTTACGACACCCCGATCGCTGCCGCTGACGGCCTGCGTACCGCCGACGACACCGACATGTTCAACGGTTCGCCGGATCGCTACGAGTGGAAACTGATCGGCAAGAAGGAAATGTACATCCCGTACAACAACTACAAGGTTTCCAGCCCTGATGTTAAGTACAAGGATCTGCTGACCCCCAGCCACCTGAACCCGAAGTACACCCGCTACGAACTGCACCGCGTGTGGGTCGTCGAAGGCACCCTGAAGCCGGGCTCGCGCCACATCTACTCCAAGCGCGTGCTGTTCCTGGACGAAGACAGCTGGGGTGCCGCCGAAGTCGACCAGTACGACGGTCGCGGCGAGCTGTGGCGTGTTTCGCTGGCCTACCTGAAGAACTACTACGAGCTGCCCACCACCTGGACCGCTCTGGATACCTTCCACGACCTGCAGGCCCGTCGCTACCACGTACAGAACCTGGACAACGAAGAGCCGAGCACCATCGACTTCGGCCAGGCCGTACCGGACGACTCCTACTTCAGCCCGTCCGCACTGCGTCGCCGCGGCACCCGCTGA